AAGAGCTGACGGAAAAAGCTGAGGATCAAGCTATCCATATTTTCTCTGAAAACCTCCGGAACCTGCTCTTGCAGCCCCCGCTTAAAGGGAAAGTGGTCCTAGCCTTAGATCCGGCATATCGGACTGGGTGTAAGTTGGCTGTCATCGATGAAACCGGAAAGGTACTCGATATCAGTGTAATCTATCCACATCCTCCTGCTGCGAAGCTTAATGCTGCCCGTGAAAAAACGATCGAAATACTTCAGCGGTTCTCGGTTGAGATCGTGGCAATCGGCAATGGTACGGCATCGCGTGAATCAGAGCAATTCATCGCAGATATTATAAAAGAAGTGAAAGGGAACATTTCATATATAATTGTTAATGAAGCGGGAGCCAGCGTGTATTCAGCCTCGGATATAGCCCGTGAAGAGTTTCCGGATCTTCAAGTAGAACAGAGAAGCGCAGTTTCGATAGGCAGGAGGCTTCAAGATCCCCTTGCCGAACTTGTTAAAATTGACCCCCAATCAGTGGGGGTAGGTCAGTATCAACATGATGTGTCCCAGAAAAAGTTAACGGAATCCCTCACCTTTGTAGTGGAAACAGCTGTTAACCAAGTAGGAGTGAATGTCAATACCGCTTCATCGTCTCTATTACAATATGTAGCTGGTTTATCAAAATCGGTTGCTCAAAATATTGTGAAGAAAAGGGAAGAGGAAGGGAAGTTTTCAAGCAGGAAGCAATTAAAGAAAATTCCCCGGCTTGGTGCCAAAACATATGAACAATGTATAGGGTTCTTACGTATCATTAATGGAGATGAACCTTTGGATCAAACCGCGATACACCCTGAGAACTATAGTGCAGTGAATAAATTATTAAAGAAAATGGGATTTACATCTGAGGATTTAGGCAGTGATGCATTGAATGAAGAGTTAGGTAAACTAAATCCGGCTGATTTGGTCGATGAATTGGAAATTGGGGAAATTACGATTAAAGATATCATAGATGATTTGATGAAACCGGGAAGAGATCCTCGTGATGAATTATCAAAACCACTGCTTAAGCAGGATGTACTAAAAATGGAGGATCTGCAAACTGGGATGGAATTACAAGGTACAGTGAGGAATGTTGTGGATTTCGGTGCGTTTGTGGACATCGGTGTCAAACAGGATGGTCTGGTGCATATTTCCAAACTGAGCAACCGGTTTGTAAAACACCCATTGGATGTAGTTGCCGTTGGGGATGTTGTGACGGTTTGGGTCGAACTGGTTGACCCCAAAAAGCAAAGGGTATCTTTAACGATGCTCGAGCCAAAGGATCAAAACTAGCCTATGGTAAACTCCTTCTATATTAGAAGGGGTTTTTTTGAAGTGATGTATTTATATTTTGAGCACAGTTGAATCTATACCCTTAGACTTTCTTTCTTTTGATAAAAAAACCAACATTGATTCAACATCTTCACTTGATAATAATCCTTTTCATAAAAGGCTTTGCGGATTTGATTCTGGAACCAATTAGGCATAGCTTTTCCTCCCTTAGTTTCCTATTGTATTATTAGTCTATGTTATAATGGGTTGTCATGTTACCAAAGAAAGGGAGGGGGAAATGGATAATCGGCAATTGCAAAAACTAGTAGAAGAAATTTCGATGAAAGACTTTAAAAAGGCCTTTAGACACGAAGCCAGTTTTAATCCGCGTCTCCGAACAACAGGAGGACGATACTTGCTCCGTTCACACAATATAGAAATCAATAAGAAGTATCTTGATGAACGCGGTGTGGAAGAAATGATTGGAATCATTAAGCATGAATTGTGTCATTATCATTTGCACATCGAGAAGAAAGGGTACCAGCATCGTGATGCGGACTTTAAGCATTTACTCAAAAAAGTGGGGGCACCAAGATTTTGCGAGCCGCTGCCATCTAACCAATTAAAGAAAAAGATGAATACTATTCAATATAAATGTGAAGACTGTCAGCAGGTATATATAAGAAAAAAACGAATCGACACTACCCGTTTCGTGTGTGGTAAATGTCGTGGATCATTGATTTACCAAGGGTTTAAGGAGTGAATAACAAAAAAATAAAAAAACACAAAAGAACTCTTGACTTTAAGTTGTAACCTCTTTATAATCATAAGAGTCGACAAGATAACAACTTGTCTTAACGACAAACACTAAGGTCCTTGAGCGTGAAAAAGGAACCCAATTTTTATTATTCCGCAGTAGCTCAGTGGTAGAGCATTCGGCTGTTAACCGAACGGTCGTAGGTTCGAGTCCTACCTGCGGAGCCATTTTTTTGGGGAAGTACTCAAGAGGCTGAAGAGGCGCCCCTGCTAAGGGTGTAGGTCGCGTAAGCGGCGCGAGGGTTCAAATCCCTCCTTCTCCGCCAGTTGCATATTTTAATCAAGGCCCATTGGTCAAGCGGTTAAGACACCGCCCTTTCACGGCGGTAACACGGGTTCGAATCCCGTATGGGTCACTTTCATATACATGATCATAATGCTGGTCCCGTGGTGTAGCGGTTAACATGCCTGCCTGTCACGCAGGAGATCGCGGGTTCGATTCCCGTCGGGACCGCCATTTTTTTAAAAAACACTTGCTAAAATAATATTATCGTGATATAATATTATCCTGGCTGTTAATTAGTAATTGTTTATTGGGCTATAGCCAAGCGGTAAGGCAACGGATTTTGATTCCGTCATGCGAAGGTTCGATCCCTTCTAGCCCAGCCATTTTATTTAGAGCCATTAGCTCAGTTGGTAGAGCATCTGACTTTTAATCAGAGGGTCGAAGGTTCGAATCCTTCATGGCTCACCATTAATTTTCGCGGGTGTGGCGGAATTGGCAGACGCACCAGACTTAGGATCTGGCGCCGCAAGGCGTGGGGGTTCAAGTCCCTTCACCCGCACTGATATTTTCTTCTTGACATCAAGTTGAAAAGGTGTTAAACTTACAAAGTCGCTTTCGCGGTCGTGGCGGAATGGCAGACGCGCTAGGTTGAGGGCCTAGTGGGGGAAACCCCGTGGAGGTTCGACTCCTCTCGGCCGCACCAATAACATCATAGAAATTAGCGCCCGTAGCTCAATTGGATAGAGCATCTGACTACGAATCAGAAGGTTGTAGGTTCGACTCCCGCCGGGCGCACCATATTTTACGGGAAGTAGCTCAGCTTGGTAGAGCACTTGGTTTGGGACCAAGGGGTCGCAGGTTCGAATCCTGTCTTCCCGACCATTCTTTCTTAAAATATTTCAAAATTAAATGCGGGTGTAGTTTAGTGGTAAAACCTCAGCCTTCCAAGCTGATGATGAGAGTTCGATTCTCTTCACCCGCTCCATTATTGCTCTTTGAAAACTGAACAAAACAAAGCGCCAACGTTAAATTTTAAGTGAGCACACACTATCAAAAAAAGCAAATGAGCAAGTCAAACATTTCTTCGGAGAGTTTGATCCTGGCTCAGGACGAACGCTGGCGGCGTGCCTAATACATGCAAGTCGAGCGAATCGACGGGAGCTTGCTCCCTGAGATTAGCGGCGGACGGGTGAGTAACACGTGGGCAACCTGCCTATAAGACTGGGATAACTTCGGGAAACCGGAGCTAATACCGGATACGTTCTTTTCTCGCATGAGAGAAGATGGAAAGACGGTTTACGCTGTCACTTATAGATGGGCCCGCGGCGCATTAGCTAGTTGGTGAGGTAATGGCTCACCAAGGCGACGATGCGTAGCCGACCTGAGAGGGTGATCGGCCACACTGGGACTGAGACACGGCCCAGACTCCTACGGGAGGCAGCAGTAGGGAATCTTCCGCAATGGACGAAAGTCTGACGGAGCAACGCCGCGTGAACGAAGAAGGCCTTCGGGTCGTAAAGTTCTGTTGTTAGGGAAGAACAAGTACCAGAGTAACTGCTGGTACCTTGACGGTACCTAACCAGAAAGCCACGGCTAACTACGTGCCAGCAGCCGCGGTAATACGTAGGTGGCAAGCGTTGTCCGGAATTATTGGGCGTAAAGCGCGCGCAGGTGGTTCCTTAAGTCTGATGTGAAAGCCCACGGCTCAACCGTGGAGGGTCATTGGAAACTGGGGAACTTGAGTGCAGAAGAGGAAAGTGGAATTCCAAGTGTAGCGGTGAAATGCGTAGAGATTTGGAGGAACACCAGTGGCGAAGGCGACTTTCTGGTCTGTAACTGACACTGAGGCGCGAAAGCGTGGGGAGCAAACAGGATTAGATACCCTGGTAGTCCACGCCGTAAACGATGAGTGCTAAGTGTTAGAGGGTTTCCGCCCTTTAGTGCTGCAGCTAACGCATTAAGCACTCCGCCTGGGGAGTACGGCCGCAAGGCTGAAACTCAAAGGAATTGACGGGGGCCCGCACAAGCGGTGGAGCATGTGGTTTAATTCGAAGCAACGCGAAGAACCTTACCAGGTCTTGACATCCTCTGACAACCCTAGAGATAGGGCTTTCCCCTTCGGGGGACAGAGTGACAGGTGGTGCATGGTTGTCGTCAGCTCGTGTCGTGAGATGTTGGGTTAAGTCCCGCAACGAGCGCAACCCTTGATCTTAGTTGCCAGCATTCAGTTGGGCACTCTAAGGTGACTGCCGGTGACAAACCGGAGGAAGGTGGGGATGACGTCAAATCATCATGCCCCTTATGACCTGGGCTACACACGTGCTACAATGGATGGTACAAAGGGCTGCAAACCTGCGAAGGTAAGCGAATCCCATAAAGCCATTCTCAGTTCGGATTGCAGGCTGCAACTCGCCTGCATGAAGCCGGAATCGCTAGTAATCGCGGATCAGCATGCCGCGGTGAATACGTTCCCGGGCCTTGTACACACCGCCCGTCACACCACGAGAGTTTGTAACACCCGAAGTCGGTGAGGTAACCTTTATGGAGCCAGCCGCCTAAGGTGGGACAGATGATTGGGGTGAAGTCGTAACAAGGTAGCCGTATCGGAAGGTGCGGCTGGATCACCTCCTTTCTAAGGATAATTACGAGAGCGCTTTTGTTTTGTTCAGTTTTGAATGAGTAATTCATTCAAATAGGAAAGAGAAGCATCACGATGTGATGGATTCTTTCTGCTTTGTTCCTTGAAAACTAGATAATAGATAGAAGGCAATTAATTTTTTTCAAAGCATCTGTAAGACTTTTTTAACGGTTAAGTTAGAAAGGGCGCACGGTGGATGCCTTGGCACTAGGAGCCGATGAAGGACGGGACTAACACCGATATGCTTCGGGGAGCTGTAAGTAAGCTTTGATCCGGAGATTTCCGAATGGGGAAACCCACTGTTCGTAATGGAACAGTATCTTTACCTGAATACATAGGGTACTGAAGGCAGACCCGGGGAACTGAAACATCTAAGTACCCGGAGGAAGAGAAAGCAAACGCGATTTCCTGAGTAGCGGCGAGCGAAACGGAATTAGCCCAAACCAAGAGGCTTGCCTCTTGGGGTTGTAGGACACTCAACATGGAGTTACAAAGGAACGGGGTAAATGAAGCGACCTGGAAAGGTCCGTCGAAGAAGGTAAAAACCCTGTAGTTGAAACTTCGTTCCCTCCTGAGTGGATCCTGAGTACGGCGGGACACGAGAAATCCCGTCGGAAGCAGGGAGGACCATCTCCCAAGGCTAAATACTCCCTAGTGACCGATAGTGAACCAGTACCGTGAGGGAAAGGTGAAAAGCACCCCGGAAGGGGAGTGAAATAGATCCTGAAACCGTGTGCCTACAAGTAGTCAAAGCCCGTTAATGGGTAATGGCGTGCCTTTTGTAGAATGAACCGGCGAGTTACGATTTCATGCGAGGTTAAGTTGATGAGACGGAGCCGCAGCGAAAGCGAGTCTGAATAGGGCGAATGAGTATGAGGTCGTAGACCCGAAACCAGGTGATCTACCCATGTCCAGGGTGAAGTTCAGGTAACACTGAATGGAGGCCCGAACCCACGCACGTTGAAAAGTGCGGGGATGAGGTGTGGGTAGCGGAGAAATTCCAATCGAACCTGGAGATAGCTGGTTCTCTCCGAAATAGCTTTAGGGCTAGCCTCAAGATGAGAGTATTGGAGGTAGAGCACTGATTGGACTAGGGGCCCCCAACGGGTTACCGAATTCAGTCAAACTCCGAATGCCAAATACTTATTCTTGGGAGTCAGACTGCGAGTGATAAGATCCGTAGTCGAAAGGGAAACAGCCCAGACCACCAGCTAAGGTCCCAAAGTATACGTTAAGTGGAAAAGGATGTGGAGTTGCTTAGACAACCAGGATGTTGGCTTAGAAGCAGCCACCATTTAAAGAGTGCGTAATAGCTCACTGGTCGAGTGACTCCGCGCCGAAAATGTACCGGGGCTAAACGTATCACCGAAGCTGTGGATTGACACCATTAGGTGTCGATGGTAGGAGAGCGTTCTAAGGGCGTTGAAGTCAGACCGGAAGGACTGGTGGAGCGCTTAGAAGTGAGAATGCCGGTATGAGTAGCGAAAGAAGGGTGAGAATCCCTTCCACCGAATGCCTAAGGTTTCCTGAGGAAGGCTCGTCCGCTCAGGGTTAGTCGGGACCTAAGCCGAGGCCGAAAGGCGTAGGCGATGGACAACAGGTTGATATTCCTGTACCACCTATACATCGTTTGAACGATGGGGGGACGCAGAAGGATAGGGTAAGCGCGCTGTTGGATATGCGCGTCCAAGCAGTTAGGCCGGAAACGAGGCAAATCCCGTTTCCATTAAGGCGGAGCTGTGATGGCGAGGGAAATATAGTACCGAAGTTCCTGATTCCACGCTGCCAAGAAAAGCCTCTAGTGAGATGTAAGGTGCCCGTACCGCAAACCGACACAGGTAGGCGAGGAGAGAATCCTAAGGTGTGCGAGAGAACTCTCGTTAAGGAACTCGGCAAAATGACCCCGTAACTTCGGGAGAAGGGGTGCTTTTTAGGGTGAATAGCCCAGAAAAGCCGCAGTGAATAGGCCCAGGCGACTGTTTAGCAAAAACACAGGTCTCTGCGAAGCCGCAAGGCGAAGTATAGGGGCTGACACCTGCCCGGTGCTGGAAGGTTAAGGGGAGAGGTTAGCGCAAGCGAAGCTTTGAACCGAAGCCCCAGTAAACGGCGGCCGTAACTATAACGGTCCTAAGGTAGCGAAATTCCTTGTCGGGTAAGTTCCGACCCGCACGAAAGGTGTAACGATCTGGGCACTGTCTCAACGAGAGACTCGGTGAAATTATAGTACCTGTGAA
The DNA window shown above is from Peribacillus sp. FSL P2-0133 and carries:
- the cmpA gene encoding cortex morphogenetic protein CmpA, coding for MPNWFQNQIRKAFYEKDYYQVKMLNQCWFFYQKKESLRV
- a CDS encoding Tex family protein — translated: MIVVEDTLKELIKQISNELTLKNHQVQNVIQMLQEGNTVPFIARYRKEMTGSLDEVQIRSIMERWNYLENLGQRKAEVTRSIGEQGKLTEELTRQIEKATKLQEVEDLYRPFKQKRRTKATVAKEKGLEPLANWLLECQLHARVSEKAAEFISAEKEVSSIEEAITGAQDIIAEHISDDAELRKWIRAEIFKAGKVVSTVKNEEKDEKKIFEMYYEYEEPVQRIVPHRVLALNRGEKEEVLRISIHPRTEIIIGHLERKIIKNNKSEAQVVLKSAIEDGLKRLIMPSVEREIRKELTEKAEDQAIHIFSENLRNLLLQPPLKGKVVLALDPAYRTGCKLAVIDETGKVLDISVIYPHPPAAKLNAAREKTIEILQRFSVEIVAIGNGTASRESEQFIADIIKEVKGNISYIIVNEAGASVYSASDIAREEFPDLQVEQRSAVSIGRRLQDPLAELVKIDPQSVGVGQYQHDVSQKKLTESLTFVVETAVNQVGVNVNTASSSLLQYVAGLSKSVAQNIVKKREEEGKFSSRKQLKKIPRLGAKTYEQCIGFLRIINGDEPLDQTAIHPENYSAVNKLLKKMGFTSEDLGSDALNEELGKLNPADLVDELEIGEITIKDIIDDLMKPGRDPRDELSKPLLKQDVLKMEDLQTGMELQGTVRNVVDFGAFVDIGVKQDGLVHISKLSNRFVKHPLDVVAVGDVVTVWVELVDPKKQRVSLTMLEPKDQN
- a CDS encoding SprT family protein, translated to MDNRQLQKLVEEISMKDFKKAFRHEASFNPRLRTTGGRYLLRSHNIEINKKYLDERGVEEMIGIIKHELCHYHLHIEKKGYQHRDADFKHLLKKVGAPRFCEPLPSNQLKKKMNTIQYKCEDCQQVYIRKKRIDTTRFVCGKCRGSLIYQGFKE